CCGGGCAAGGCCCAGCAGCTGCCAAGACGAAGTGCTGCAATTCATCAGCGACTTGAGCCACATCCCATGCTGGCGGAATAAGAACATGAAATGGCTTGCCCTTAGCCCGGGCACGGCAGAGGCCAAAACCCGCTTCCATGCTCCAACCGGATTTGATCACATAAACCAGGGGATCATCAAACAGTTGAAAAAACCGCGTGAGCATTTTCTCCCCTCGAAAAAGATGCAATTCATTTTGCGCTTGGCAAGGCTTTGTCATAACACGAGGCCTTGCAGGGGGCAATTTTGAACGTGCAGGTGCCAGTGTGAAGGTTTTGCTGTTGGGCGGTTCGGGGCAGGTGGGCTTTGAGCTGCAACGCGCCCTTGCGCCGGTGGCTGAAGTGATTGCGCCAGGATTTGATGGTCTGGCACGCGCTGACCTCAGCGACTTTGCGTTTCTCGAAAACCTGGTTTCCGGCGCCAAGCCGGACCTGGTGATCAATGCTGCGGCCCATACGGCAGTGGACAAGGCCGAGACTGAGCGCGAGCTGGCCAACATCATCAACGCGCAAGCGCCGGGCGTTTTGGCGCGCGCCGCCAAAAAGGCGGGTGCGCCTTTCATCCACTATTCGACCGATTATGTTTTTGATGGCAGTGGCGATGCGCCCCGCGGCGAAGACGATGTGGCAAAGCCTCTCAATCACTATGGTGCGAGCAAGCTGGCCGGCGAGGACGAAGTGCGCTCGGAAAATCCGCAGCACCTGATCCTGCGCACGTCATGGGTCTATGCACCACATGGCAAGAATTTTCCCAAGACCATGCTGCGGCTGGCACGCGAGAAAGATCTGCTGCAGGTGGTGGATGACCAGTTCGGTGCGCCCACATCTGCCGAGCTGGTCGCTGATGCCACAGTGCATGCGGCGCTTCGGCTGCGGCGCGTATCGGAAGTGGCGGGCACCTATCATCTGGTTGCATCAGGTTTCACAAGCTGGCATCGCTACGCCATGCATCTGCTTTCGGCTTCACATCAACAGGGCCTCATTCCGCGTTTGCCCAAGGTGGAGCCTGTGCCGGCGAAGCAATTTGCTACGGCGGCTGTGCGTCCGCAAAATTCGCGCCTTTCGAACGCCAAATTTCAGCGCGCTTTCGGATTGCGGCTGCCGGACTGGGAACAGGGCGTTGACCGTTTGGTGCGCGAACTGGCGAAGGCTAGCGTCTAAATGATCAAGTCATGGTTATTCTATCTGCTCAATGCTTGGGGTGCGTTTGGCCCGGCAAAGCAAGGCTTGATGGAAAAGCGCAAGGCTTTGCTGAAGCAGTTTCTGGCCAGCGATGAGCGCATCGTATTTCCAAAGCCGGTGCGGCCGCGCGCCACGCTGGTCATTCCGGTTTATAACCACGCCTATCACACGCTAGCCTGCCTGCTTTCGATCTTGCCGCAAGCAGGTCCCTGGCTGGAAGTCTTGGTGCAGGATGATTGCAGCACCGATGAAACGCAACAGCTGCTCAGCCGCTTCAGCAATATCAAGGTCGGGCGCGGTGCCACGAACCAGGGCTTCCTGCGCAATGTGAATGCGGCCATTGGCCAGGCGTCCGGTCGGCACATAGTGCTGATGAACAATGATGCGCGAATAATCGAAGGCCAGCTGTGCGCCGCGCTGGACCGGTTCGAGGCGGAAGAGAATTGCGGGCTGATGGGTGTGCGCGTGGCGCTGGCCAATGGGGGCCTGCAGGAAGCGGGCTGCGCCGTGTTCAGTGACGGCACGTCCAACGGCTATCTGCGGCACCGGCCAATTGATGATTTGCGCGCGCTGTTCACCCGCGATGTGGATTATTGCTCTGGCGTGTTCATCATTTTCGAGAAGAAGGTTTTCGAGAAGCTGGGCGGCTTCGATGAGGTTTATGCACCGGCTTATTATGAGGAAACCGATTTCTGCATGCGGCTGCATCGCGAGGGCCTCAATTGCATCTATTATCCCGGCCTGCTGATCGAGCATTTTGAATTCGGCAGCCGGCCCTCGCGCGGCGCGCGGGACCTGATCAAGCGCAACCGGCATGTGTTCCTGGAACGCTGGGGCAAAACGCTGGAGCAAGACGGCTATGGAACGCCGGCGCTTAATGTGAGTGACGCACTTGCGCGGCGGCGGCAAAAGCAGCCCAGGCGCTTGCTGGTGACTGATCGTGCCACACTTACGCGCGAGGAGATTGCCCGGCAGGCCAAGGGTGCTGGTGTGTTGACGGTCTATGTTCTGGGTGGCCAGCGACAGGAGCTGTTGGCGATGATCCAGGCCACGGATTTTGCCCACGAATTCGTGATTGGTAGCAGTGCCGGTCAGCTGCGGCGCTTCGTGGCCGGGCGCAAAGACCTGTTTGACGAAATCAGGGCCAGCGGCGATAAGGCGGGCCGGTTGACCGCCCGGCTCAAAGCCTAGAGATTCGGCTGAAGCTTCGGGTCAGATTGGGGATGTGATGAAAGGTATCGTTCTTGCGGGAGGCTCGGGGACCAGGCTGCGGCCTGCGACCCTGCCGATCTCCAAACAGCTTTTGCCTGTCTATGACAAGCCGATGATCTATTACCCGTTGAGCGTTTTTCTGCAGGCGGGGATCAAGGACATCCTGATCATCACGCGGCCGGAAGAAATTGAAATTTTCCGCAAGCTGCTGGGCGATGGCAGCGCCTTTGGGATCAACCTGCAATATGCGCCGCAGGCCAAGCCCAATGGGTTGGCCGAAGCCTTCATCATCGGTGAGGAATTCGTTGGCGACAGTTCGGCGGCACTGATCCTGGGCGACAATATTTTCTACGGCGAGGGCTTGGCCGACATGTGCATGCGTGCCTTCGCCAAGGCCGAAGCCCATGGCGAGGCCACGATTTTTGCCTATGGCGTATCTGATCCCGAGCGCTATGGCGTGGTGAGCTTTGATGCTACCGGTAAGGCGCAGACCATTGAGGAAAAGCCGGCCCAGCCCAAGTCCAACTGGGCCGTCACAGGGTTTTATATCTACGACAAGCGCGTGTGCCAGCATGCCAAGGCGATCAAGCCGTCGGCGCGGGGCGAGCTTGAGATCACCGATCTCAACCGCATCTATCTGGAAGCAGGCAAGCTTAATGTTGAAAAGCTGGGGCGTGGTTTTGCCTGGCTGGATACCGGCACGTTTGACAGTTTGCATGAAGCGTCATCGTTCGTGCGCACCATCGAATTGCGCCAGGGCATCAAGATTGCCTGCCTCGAAGAAATTGCGTTGGGCCGCGGCCTGATCACGCCGGACCAGGCAGAAGCCCAGGCCAAGGCGATGGGCAGCAATGAATATGCCACCTACATCATGAAACGCGCAGCAGAGACCCGGCATGGACGCCAGGGCGTTTAATATAGCAGGGCCGCTGGAGCTCACGCCGGTGCGCCACGGTGATGCGCGTGGCTATTTTACCGAGACCTTCAATCTGGCCAAGGCGAATGCCGCCGGCGTTGCCGAGACGGAATGGGTGCAGGACAACCAATCCTTTTCAGCGCCCGCGTTCACCTTGCGCGGCCTGCATTTTCAGTTGCCGCCCTTTGCGCAAGCCAAGATCGTGCGCGTGCTGAAGGGCCGTATTTTTGATGTGGCGGTGGATCTGCGCCGCGCGTCGAAAACCTTCGGCCAATGGGTCGGGGTTGAGCTTTCCGCTGAAAAGTTCAACCAGCTTTATGTGCCGCGAGGTTTTGCGCATGGCTTCCTTACGCTGGAGCCTGATGTGCTGGTGGCCTACAAGGTGTCGCATTATTATTCCGGCGCGCATGATCGCAGCCTGTCTTGGGCCGACGCCAGCTTGGGCATTGCTTGGCCGCTGCCCGAAGGCGTCAGCCCGGTTCTGTCGGCGAAGGATGCGGCCGCCCCGAAGCTCGAAGCATTGCAAGACGAATTGAAGGAGGCATGGTGAAACGCATTCTGGTCACAGGCGGGGCAGGCTTTATCGGCTCGGCACTTTGTCTTCATCTGGTGAAAGACCTTGGGCACAGGGTGATCAATGTTGACAAGCTGACCTATGCGGCGCGGCGCGAGAACCTGGCCGAGCTGGAAGGTCACAAGCTTTATGCGTTCCACCAGCTCGACATTGCAGACATGCCGGCCCTCGTTGCCTTGATGGCGGCGGAGCAGGTGGACGGCATCATCCATCTTGCGGCCGAAAGCCATGTGGACCGTTCCATCGACGGGCCGTTCGCCTTCATCAATACCAATATCGTCGGCACCTATCATCTGCTGGAAGCGGCGCGGGCGCATTACGTTGCGCTGGCGCCTGAGAAGAAGGCGGGTTTTCGCTTCCATCATGTTTCCACCGATGAAGTGTTTGGCGATCTGCCTTTCGACGATAGCAAATTCAGCGAAGACACGCCTTACAAGCCGTCGTCGCCTTACTCCGCCAGCAAAGCCTCTTCGGACCTGCTTGTGCGGGCTTGGCATCATACATTCGGCCTGCCGGTGGTCGTTTCCAATTGCAGCAACAATTATGGCCCGCGGCAGTTTCCGGAGAAACTCATTCCGCTGATGATCCTGACGGCGCTCGCTGAAAAGCCGCTGCCGGTTTACGGTGATGGCAAGAACGTGCGTGATTGGCTTTATGTGGGCGATCATGCACAGGCTTTGGCCGTGGTGTTTCTCAAGGGCGAGAATGGCCGCAGCTACAATGTGGGCGGAGAGGCCGAGCGCGCCAACATAGACGTGGTGAAAACCATCTGCAGCCTCTTGGACGCCAAGCGCCCACGTGCCAATGGTGAAAGCCATCATGCGTTGATCACCTATGTGACCGACCGTTTGGGCCATGACCGGCGCTACGCTATCGATTTTTCACGCATCAAGGATGAGCTGGGCTGGCAACCATCGGCCAGCTTTGAAGACGGCCTGGCCAAAACAGTCGATTGGTATCTGGCGCAGTGATCTATGTTGACGGTTCCCAGCTTTACCGCTTCATGCAGGCTGGGAAACCCGTTACCGGAATATAGCGGCTGACCCTCAAGTGAAGAATCAGATTGACGCGCTGATCACCTATGCGAGGCCGCGCGCCCGGTGGCAGTTTTCGCAAGAGCGGGCGCACTCATTCAGGTGACCGGGTTGGCCTTGCTCCAGCTTGCAAAAAGCGAGGTGAAGGCCGCGTCGGCAAAACGGGTCCAGCGCATCTCGTCATCCTTCTTCATCATGGCGGCATGAAATTTGGGATCTTGGCCGGCTTGATCGTAACGTTGCATCTTTTCCAGCTTGTCCGCCTGCGAGATGAACGGGCGTTGCAAATGATAGAGCCGTGCATTTAGTGGCCCATGCCAGGCCGGCACCAGCGGAAATTTCCATTTGGAAACATGGAAACCCGGCGTATGAATCCGCTTCACAAATTTCACTTGCTTGCGATTGAACAGGCGGAACTGAGTGTCAATGAACCAGAATGGTTGTTTGATGCGCTCGAAATGATCTTCCCGCCAGACCAGGTCATCGCGGTCAAAGCCGCAGATATTGCTGCTGGGATGGCTCACGAATTTCGCACAGTGTTGCAGCATTGCGAGATTGGGCACCTCATCGCAATCCACGCGCAAGATCCAGTCGGTGGGGGAAAGGTCTGTCAGGCGTTCGAAATTTGCTTCAATATAGTTTCCGGGATTTTCGTAGATCGCCACTTCGCACCCCAGCAGCCGCTCCACCTCGGCGCGCCTGCCTTGCTTCTTGGAGTCGAGTACATAAAACGGCTTCACACCCAATTGACCGAAGTAGAATGCCGAAAATTGCAGGGCGCGTGTTTCGCCGAACACCGGAACGATAATGGTAAAATCAGACATATCATTATTATGCACGATTGCGGATTTGACGACGATCAAAATCCGGCACGCTTTGGAAGTCTTGCCGAAAGGCGAAGATGCGCCGACCGTGAGGCCCAATATCATCTACCGTATGTTGGGACGTTGAGGTCCTTAGTTCATATTTTCTCGCCTGCGACTTGCAGTCTCGAATTCGGCTTCCAAGGTTTCCATTTCAATCCCGATCAATGATTGAATGCAAACCAGGGATTGTTGTGGTGCCAGCGAATTCACGAATGCACCAATGTTCTGCGTTTTCGCTTTTTCCTTGGACCAAAGCGTTTTGCAGTAGATCGTAAAATCCTCATATAAATTCGGATTGGTCTTTTGGATGTACAAGACAAATAGATCATAGAGGTTGTATTCGGAAAACATGAGCTTGGAGCCGATGGCTTCCTGCCACGGTTTGCCATGAAGTTTGGTCGGCTATTCCTGCATTGCTACTGCAGTGTCACGATGCCAAGCCATCATCGGGTCTTGAAGTGAGCGTTTTTTGACTTGATCTGGCGACAGCCCCAACAACTCGGTGCTCGATGAAATGAGCTTCCTTATGCTGTCGTCTACCATCGTGCCTTCGCCGGAAATCTGACCGTCTGAAGTGTCGGTTAAGTCTTGCCAGCCAAATCGCACTCTATTGCGGCGACACAATTCTCTAACATCGAAGGGCTTCACGAAGAAGGTATCGGAGTCATAAAATACCATGGCGGGCTGCGGCACTATCGAGGCCATCGAGGTTTTACCAGCTGTTGCATCTGCCAGCCGAATATCGGCCCATGGCGCCAGGACCACCACACGCGGCCTAAACGCATGAATGGGACTTTGCCAACGAATACTGTACTCTTCGGGAGGATTTCCCGCTTGTCGATAATTGTACGCTTTTCGCTGGAGAGATGCCTGAACAGCGGCATGTCGACTGGATCGACAATGATGTAGTGGTGCCAAGGCCCAGACAAAAAGGCGTCCATACTCCGGCAAAGTAGTTTGCACCGTCTGGCGTCTAGGCTGTAGCTCGGGGTGATTACGGCCCATTGCAGTTCTTCGGACATCCCGATCAATTGCCAAAAAGTTCGGGGCTTTGCAATCTGATCACTAAGGCTTTGATCTAAATGTTGCCTGGGGCAAGATCCCCATTACGGAGACAATCTTGCGTTTCGGATGGATTTCTCTCATGCGCCGCTTGCTGGGCGTCCACCCCTGGAGGGAGAGGCTGCCAATGTTCCTGAAAGCCTGGATTGAGCGCAGCCCAACCGCCGCTCCACCTCGGCGCGCCTGCTTTGCTTATTCGAGTCGAGTGCATAGAGCGGCTTCACGATAATGGTAAATCGGACGTATCATTATTATGCACGATTGCGGATTTGACGACGGATCAAAATCCGGCGCGCTCACGGTGCGTTCAGGCCGTTTTCAGGGCCAGTTTCAGAATGGCTTTCAGGCTAAGGAACCTGGAATGATTGCCCACTTTGAGGAGAACCTTGGCCAGGTGGCCTTTGCCATAAACAGGCGAGAGGCGGTCAAAGTTCTCGCTGAGGGCGTCCACGATATTGCGCGAAACGCGCTTCTTGTCGGCCTGGCTCCAGGGTCCTGAAATCCACTGGCGGCCACCGCCGAACAGGTTGCGCGAGAACAGGTTGTCGCCATGCATGCGGTAGGCCGAAAGTGGCGTGGAAATCGCAATCCATCCCGTAAGCGAGGACGCCAGAATGGCAAGCACGGCGTCAATACTCATCATGCCCGCTGCGTTTTGGCGCGGAAAGATCATGCTCAACAGGTCACGGCGATAGACGAGAGAAGAGCAGGGAGCGAATTCCCACCGGGCGGGGTAACCTTGCTCATGGAAAGTCAGATCGGGTGCTGCTTCATTCGCGCGCATGGCGGGTGGCAGGCTGGCGCCATTTTCCACCAGCGCATCGCGCTTCATGCCGCGTGAACGCGCAAAGCTGTTCCAGGTTTCCGCCAGAATCTCATTGGCGCCATTGACCAGCTTTGTATCGCTGCAGGTGAGACCAACGTTGACATGGGTGTTGAGATGGGCGGCCACATGCTGGGCCATGAATTCCGGCATCCACCAGTCATCGGCATCAAGGAAAGCCAGAAAGGTTCCGGTGGCGTGCTGCAGGCCTTGCCAGGAGGCCATGGTCTGTCCGGCATTGTGCGGGAGTTTGATTAGAGTGAAGCGCGGGTCCTTGAGCTGCTTCAGCTTGCGCTCGATTACCGCAGCCGAATTGTCGGTGGAGCAATCATCAACGATCACGCATTCGAAATTCTTGTAGGTCTGTCCGGCTACGCTGTCGATCGCCTGAGCAATGAAGGATTCATAGTTGTGGCAGGTAATCACAGCGGAAAATTTTGGCAGTTTTCCCATGGGCGCATGGCTGCGCGCATCCAGCAAGGAAGCATCGTGTTGGTGTGCTGACGAAATGATTCTGAGCACGCATAACCTTTGACGAGCAAAACTTGATACGGTTTTACGGGTCAAAAAATGTGATTGGAATGTACTTTAAGTTGAAATACCTAACTTTAGCAATCCATGGTGAACGAAAATGGTTATTAGGGTTGCAGGCCGGATTTTACGTGAAGGCGATAGCGCGCGCGGGTCATCACATCCAATTTGCGAAGTAAAACGCCCGCAATTTCCTTCACATCCAAAGTGGTGAAATCCTTGATCTCGAATTCAGGCCAAGGGCTATCTTTGAGCAGCGCGCGGTAGAGCTGTTTGTGACGCGCGGCTCCCGGCATCCACCAATGGGCCCAGGGCCTGTAATGGGCGGAGAAATGCCGCAGGATCGGCTTCTCCGGGAAATAGTCCACCATCACCGATGCAGCGTTCATCGCCACCGGCAGCGGTTGCCAGTTTCCCTGAAAACCAAGATTGAGCGCATCCTGGTCAGGATACGAAAAGTGAATTCCGGCTTGCAACTTGGCGTACCACAGCGCCGTACTTTGCTGCAGCAAATCATTCTTCAGCAATTGCTGCCAATCAAACAGCATCATGCCGCTGTTGAAATAACGTGCGCCGCGTGGCAGGCCGATTTTGCGCGGGTGATCGTGCCAGTGCTGCAGTGACCAAGGCATTGAGTGGTAGTCCTCGACGGCGCCGAGCATTTTGCCGTTGAGCTTGGCCTCCAGCAACGGAGTGATGCTCGTCAGGGCAAGGATGTCACTGTCGAGATAGAGCACGCGCCGATAATGCGGGGGTAGGAATGAGGTGAGAGCCATGCGCGCCATGGCCCCCACACCCCAGGAATTGGCGCTCACCAGGCTTTGGAGCAAGTCTGGAAAAACAGCATCAATGACATGAACATTTGCGCCATGCTGGGCGAGGAAGGCAGTGATCTTGGCTTTGTCTTCTGCGTCGGCATTTATCGTGACGACAAAGAGATCAGACTGCGCGTCGGCTCCTTGCTGGAAGCAGGAAAGCAACGTGCAAGCCGCCAGCGGCAGCCAGTTTTGCGTACAACAGACCACGATGGCGTAAGGATTGGGCATGGCTCATCTAGTCAGCCCCGGCGCTCGGTGCAACATTTGGCGTAAGCAGGTTCACCGGAAACCCCAAAGCTGTTGCCAGAGCTGATCGCGGGCCCGCTGCTTTATTGGCGTTTCTGCCAGCATCCCGTACTGAGCCAGCGCCAATCTTAGCCGGCGAAACAGGTTGCCGTTTTTCTGCTTACCGCGCAGGTCGATGTAACCGAAGCAGAGATGAGTTGGTTTCTCTTGGAGCCCATGACGGGCCATGACGTCCGCTTGTTCGCCGCGCGGGGTTTTGCCCGAGCTGAGAACTTTGCTGGCCAGCACATTACCCACCGGCCTGGTATGGAAAACGCTGACTTGATCGATCACGGCCATGGAATTGCGTCTGCTTCCGAGCATGGTGAACCACACGCGGTCAACGCCCCAGCCGCTCATCGACTCCCTGAAATCAGGCAGGGTTTGGCGGAGTGCATCCACCGCAAAACAGGGTGCCATGACCTCGACGAAATTGGTGAAGCGCAGCTTCGCCAGCGGCGAGCGCAGGGTGATGATATGGGAAAAATAAGAGTTCCATGACAAAGCGGGCTGGCCGATGCTCAAGTTGTGTGTACGCATGGTTTCAAATAGCCGGTTGATGGCTGGCGTATTGGTGTCAATATCATCGTCGGGCAACCAGATAAAATCATAGTTGCGCAACAGATCTGGCAGGGCTGCGAAGGTCTTGTACAATCCGTCCAACTTGCCGCCCTGCACGCGGTGGAGGCGTTCGTCCGCGGTTCGCTTGTAAGAACTGCTGGCATACCAGGACACCACCAGATCCCAATTGCGGGTCTCAGCCCCTTTGAGCCAAGCGCGGTGCAGGCTGCTTTCGCCCGCCCGCACGACGACAAGATTGCGCCGCGCTGGGGCGCTCACTTTGCAGCCTTCAACCGCGCGATGATGGATTCTGAATCCTTCAACGCGGCAGCAATCGCCTGGTGCATGTCGAGATAGCGGTAGGTACCGAGGCGGCCGCCGAAATGCGTGTGCGGTTCGGCCTCCGCCAAGGCGCGGTATTTCAGATATTTTGACTTATCCTCAGGCGCGTTGATTGGGTAGTAGGGCTCATCCGCAGCCTTTGCGAAGCGCGAATATTCTTTTGCGATGATGGTTCTGTCGGCTGGATAATTGCGTTCCGGATGGAGATGCCGGAATTCCACGATGCGCGTGTAAGGCACATCAATGTCGGAATAATTCATTACCGACGTGCCCTGGAAATCGCCTGTGGCCGGATGCTCATATTCGAGATCAATGGTGCGCCAGCCCAGTGCGCCGAAGCGGTTGCCGTAGAAGCGGTCGATGGGGCCGGTATAGACAATCAATTGATCGGGTTTCAATTGCGGTTTGATCGCATCGAAATCACAGTTCAGTTGCACCTTGATATTTTCATGCGCCAGCATGCGCTCGAAGATCGCAGTGTAACCATCCAGCGGCAAGCCTTCGAAAGTGTCGTTGAAATAGCGTCCATCGAAATGATAGCGCACTGGCAAACGGGTGATGACGCTGGCGGGCAGCAGTTTCGGATCGGTCTGCCATTGCTTCTGGGTGTAGCCGCGCACGAAGGCCTCATAAAGCGGGCGGCCGATGAGCGAGATGGCTTTCTCCTCAAGGTTGGCCGGCTCTCCAGTCAGCCCTTGCTCGGCCTGTGAAATGATCAGCTGGCGCGCTTCATCAGGGGAAAGGGCTTTGCGGAAAAACTGGCACATGGTCGCCAGGTTGAAGGGCAGGGGAAAGATTTCGCCCTTGTGGGTGGCAAAGCCGCGATGCTGGTAATTGGTGAAACGGGTGAATTTCTGTAGATAGGTCCACACGGTTTCATTCGAGGTGTGAAACAGATGCGGGCCGTATTTGTGAACTTCGATTCCAGTGGCCTTGTCAGCCTCGCTATAGGCGTTGCCGCCGATATGCGAGCGCCTGTCGATAACCAAGCAGGTGAAGCCTGCTGCCGCGATGCGTTCTGCCATCGTGGCACCGAAGAAACCAGCGCCGACAATGGCCACATCATGCCGCGAAAGATCAGCCGAAGGCATGCAGCATTCCGTCTGGATCAAAAGCAGCGCGCTGTTTTTCAAACCTGTCCCAGTGTTTGAAAGCGCGTTTGAGATAGGCTTTGTTCGGTATCTGGTGGTATTTGCCCCAATGCGGCTTGGCGAAGAGGCTGCGCATTACGGTTTCTAATTTCACCAGGGGTGCAAGCTTGTCATCCTCAGGACGCATTGGCCAATAAAGGCTGAAGCACACGACGGGACCGTCGGCATTGAGGCCCAGAAATGAATGCGGGCTGGCACCGAGGAATTTCAGCTCCAGCACTTTGTCCGGCCAATCGGACGCGAAGTCAGATGTTTGCAGCTCCTCGATGGCCTCCGCCATCTGGCTGAGGGGCAGGCTGTATTCCATGGCCGTAATATTTTGGTCCGGCGCATAAGGTTTGGATTCCGGCAGCGGGGCTTTGCGCTGGAACGCGCCGCGCAGGCGTTCCAGGAGGGAAGGCGGTGGTGGATTGATCCAGGCGGGTTTGCCGCCGGTCAGATAGGGATGCCCGCCTTTCGCTTCTTCGAGCGTCAGCACTTTCACCATTCCGCTGCCCAAGTGCCAATGCGCCCAGCCTTGATTCGCGTGGGCCAGCAGGGCCTCGTGGCGGCGAAGAAAATCCGCCATTGGCATTTCGCGTTCCATCGCATGAATGCGAGGGTTGGCAACGAGGCCCAGCTCCACTTCAGTGATCACGCCCAGCATGCCCAGACTAACGCGCGCGGCTGCCAATTGATCCGGCGGCGACGAAGCATCGATGCGAATGATTTTTCCATCCGCCCGCACCAGTGTCATGGCGCGCACGCTGTCGGACAATGTACCGCCCTTGCGGCTGGTGCCGTGCGTGCCGGTGGCGATTGCACCGCCAATTGTCTGGTCGATCAGGAAGGGCAG
This genomic interval from Aestuariivirga litoralis contains the following:
- the rfbD gene encoding dTDP-4-dehydrorhamnose reductase, with protein sequence MKVLLLGGSGQVGFELQRALAPVAEVIAPGFDGLARADLSDFAFLENLVSGAKPDLVINAAAHTAVDKAETERELANIINAQAPGVLARAAKKAGAPFIHYSTDYVFDGSGDAPRGEDDVAKPLNHYGASKLAGEDEVRSENPQHLILRTSWVYAPHGKNFPKTMLRLAREKDLLQVVDDQFGAPTSAELVADATVHAALRLRRVSEVAGTYHLVASGFTSWHRYAMHLLSASHQQGLIPRLPKVEPVPAKQFATAAVRPQNSRLSNAKFQRAFGLRLPDWEQGVDRLVRELAKASV
- a CDS encoding glycosyltransferase family 2 protein, which gives rise to MIKSWLFYLLNAWGAFGPAKQGLMEKRKALLKQFLASDERIVFPKPVRPRATLVIPVYNHAYHTLACLLSILPQAGPWLEVLVQDDCSTDETQQLLSRFSNIKVGRGATNQGFLRNVNAAIGQASGRHIVLMNNDARIIEGQLCAALDRFEAEENCGLMGVRVALANGGLQEAGCAVFSDGTSNGYLRHRPIDDLRALFTRDVDYCSGVFIIFEKKVFEKLGGFDEVYAPAYYEETDFCMRLHREGLNCIYYPGLLIEHFEFGSRPSRGARDLIKRNRHVFLERWGKTLEQDGYGTPALNVSDALARRRQKQPRRLLVTDRATLTREEIARQAKGAGVLTVYVLGGQRQELLAMIQATDFAHEFVIGSSAGQLRRFVAGRKDLFDEIRASGDKAGRLTARLKA
- the rfbA gene encoding glucose-1-phosphate thymidylyltransferase RfbA, producing MKGIVLAGGSGTRLRPATLPISKQLLPVYDKPMIYYPLSVFLQAGIKDILIITRPEEIEIFRKLLGDGSAFGINLQYAPQAKPNGLAEAFIIGEEFVGDSSAALILGDNIFYGEGLADMCMRAFAKAEAHGEATIFAYGVSDPERYGVVSFDATGKAQTIEEKPAQPKSNWAVTGFYIYDKRVCQHAKAIKPSARGELEITDLNRIYLEAGKLNVEKLGRGFAWLDTGTFDSLHEASSFVRTIELRQGIKIACLEEIALGRGLITPDQAEAQAKAMGSNEYATYIMKRAAETRHGRQGV
- the rfbC gene encoding dTDP-4-dehydrorhamnose 3,5-epimerase, with the translated sequence MDARAFNIAGPLELTPVRHGDARGYFTETFNLAKANAAGVAETEWVQDNQSFSAPAFTLRGLHFQLPPFAQAKIVRVLKGRIFDVAVDLRRASKTFGQWVGVELSAEKFNQLYVPRGFAHGFLTLEPDVLVAYKVSHYYSGAHDRSLSWADASLGIAWPLPEGVSPVLSAKDAAAPKLEALQDELKEAW
- the rfbB gene encoding dTDP-glucose 4,6-dehydratase yields the protein MVKRILVTGGAGFIGSALCLHLVKDLGHRVINVDKLTYAARRENLAELEGHKLYAFHQLDIADMPALVALMAAEQVDGIIHLAAESHVDRSIDGPFAFINTNIVGTYHLLEAARAHYVALAPEKKAGFRFHHVSTDEVFGDLPFDDSKFSEDTPYKPSSPYSASKASSDLLVRAWHHTFGLPVVVSNCSNNYGPRQFPEKLIPLMILTALAEKPLPVYGDGKNVRDWLYVGDHAQALAVVFLKGENGRSYNVGGEAERANIDVVKTICSLLDAKRPRANGESHHALITYVTDRLGHDRRYAIDFSRIKDELGWQPSASFEDGLAKTVDWYLAQ
- a CDS encoding DUF6492 family protein encodes the protein MSEELQWAVITPSYSLDARRCKLLCRSMDAFLSGPWHHYIIVDPVDMPLFRHLSSEKRTIIDKREILPKSTVFVGKVPFMRLGRVWWSWRHGPIFGWQMQQLVKPRWPR
- a CDS encoding glycosyltransferase family 2 protein → MGKLPKFSAVITCHNYESFIAQAIDSVAGQTYKNFECVIVDDCSTDNSAAVIERKLKQLKDPRFTLIKLPHNAGQTMASWQGLQHATGTFLAFLDADDWWMPEFMAQHVAAHLNTHVNVGLTCSDTKLVNGANEILAETWNSFARSRGMKRDALVENGASLPPAMRANEAAPDLTFHEQGYPARWEFAPCSSLVYRRDLLSMIFPRQNAAGMMSIDAVLAILASSLTGWIAISTPLSAYRMHGDNLFSRNLFGGGRQWISGPWSQADKKRVSRNIVDALSENFDRLSPVYGKGHLAKVLLKVGNHSRFLSLKAILKLALKTA
- a CDS encoding glycosyltransferase family 8 protein — encoded protein: MPNPYAIVVCCTQNWLPLAACTLLSCFQQGADAQSDLFVVTINADAEDKAKITAFLAQHGANVHVIDAVFPDLLQSLVSANSWGVGAMARMALTSFLPPHYRRVLYLDSDILALTSITPLLEAKLNGKMLGAVEDYHSMPWSLQHWHDHPRKIGLPRGARYFNSGMMLFDWQQLLKNDLLQQSTALWYAKLQAGIHFSYPDQDALNLGFQGNWQPLPVAMNAASVMVDYFPEKPILRHFSAHYRPWAHWWMPGAARHKQLYRALLKDSPWPEFEIKDFTTLDVKEIAGVLLRKLDVMTRARYRLHVKSGLQP
- a CDS encoding DUF707 domain-containing protein, encoding MSAPARRNLVVVRAGESSLHRAWLKGAETRNWDLVVSWYASSSYKRTADERLHRVQGGKLDGLYKTFAALPDLLRNYDFIWLPDDDIDTNTPAINRLFETMRTHNLSIGQPALSWNSYFSHIITLRSPLAKLRFTNFVEVMAPCFAVDALRQTLPDFRESMSGWGVDRVWFTMLGSRRNSMAVIDQVSVFHTRPVGNVLASKVLSSGKTPRGEQADVMARHGLQEKPTHLCFGYIDLRGKQKNGNLFRRLRLALAQYGMLAETPIKQRARDQLWQQLWGFR
- the glf gene encoding UDP-galactopyranose mutase, with the translated sequence MPSADLSRHDVAIVGAGFFGATMAERIAAAGFTCLVIDRRSHIGGNAYSEADKATGIEVHKYGPHLFHTSNETVWTYLQKFTRFTNYQHRGFATHKGEIFPLPFNLATMCQFFRKALSPDEARQLIISQAEQGLTGEPANLEEKAISLIGRPLYEAFVRGYTQKQWQTDPKLLPASVITRLPVRYHFDGRYFNDTFEGLPLDGYTAIFERMLAHENIKVQLNCDFDAIKPQLKPDQLIVYTGPIDRFYGNRFGALGWRTIDLEYEHPATGDFQGTSVMNYSDIDVPYTRIVEFRHLHPERNYPADRTIIAKEYSRFAKAADEPYYPINAPEDKSKYLKYRALAEAEPHTHFGGRLGTYRYLDMHQAIAAALKDSESIIARLKAAK